TTATCCAGAGCAAGTCCTATGGTTAGTATCAGACCTGACGAAATTAGCAGCATTATTAAGCAGCAGATTGAGCAGTACAACCAGGAGGTCAAGGTCTCCAACGTGGGTACGGTGCTGCAGGTGGGTGACGGCATTGCCCGCATCTACGGCCTCGAAACCGCCATGTCTGGCGAGCTGCTTGAGTTTGAAGACGGCACTGTAGGAATTGCCCTCAACCTGGAAGAGGACAATGTGGGCGCGGTGCTGATGGGCGACGGCATCAATATTAAGGAAGGCAGTGCCGTTACCGCCACCGGCAAGATTGCGTCGGTGCCGGTGGGTGAGGCCATGCTAGGCCGCGTGGTCGATGCGTTAGGTCGCCCCATTGACGGTAAGGGCGACGTGCAGACCAGCGAAACTCGCCTGATCGAGTCTCCGGCCCCCGGCATCATTGCCCGAAAGTCGGTATATGAGCCGATGCAGACCGGCATTACCGCCATCGACGCCATGATTCCCATCGGTCGGGGCCAGCGTGAGCTGATCATTGGTGACCGCCAGACCGGCAAGACCGCGATCGCCATCGATACCATCCTCAACCAGAAGTCTGAGGATGTGGTGTGCGTCTACGTGGCAATCGGGCAAAAAGCGGCTTCTGTGGCTCAAATTGTAGATGTGCTGCGCGAGCGCGGTGCCCTCGATTACACCATTGTGGTGGCGGCCAACGCCAACGACCCGGCTCCGCTCCAGTACCTGGCTCCCTACACAGGTGCCAGCCTGGCCGAGTACTTTATGTACAAAGGCAAAGCTACCCTGATCATCTACGATGACCTCACCAAGCAGGCCCAGGCCTATCGTCAGATGTCGCTGCTGCTGCGCCGTCCGCCCGGTCGCGAAGCCTACCCTGGCGACGTATTCTACCTGCACTCTCGCCTGCTGGAGCGGGCGGCCAAACTCAGCCCTGAGCTGGGCGAAGGCAGCATGACTGCCCTGCCCGTGATTGAAACCCAGGCGGGGGACGTGTCAGCCTACATCCCCACCAACGTGATTTCGATCACCGATGGCCAGATCTTCCTCTCCTCTGACCTGTTTAACTCGGGTCTGCGCCCCGCCATCAACGCCGGTATCTCGGTGTCGCGGGTGGGGTCTGCGGCTCAGATCAAGGCAATGAAGCAGGTGGCCGGTAAGGTGAAGCTGGAGCTGGCCCAGTTTGACGAACTGCAAGCCTTCTCCCAGTTTGCCTCTGACCTAGATGCCGCTACCCAAAAACAGCTGGCGCGGGGACAGCGCCTGCGGGAACTGCTGAAGCAGCCCCAGTACTCTCCTCTACCGGTGGAAGAGCAGGTGGCAATCATCTATGCTGGCATCAACGGCTACATGGATGAAGTCCCCGTGGAGCAGGTAGTGGCCTTCTCGAAATCTCTGCGCGACTACATCCGCAACAACAAGCCCAAGTTTGCAGAACTGATCCGCAGCGAGAAAAAGCTGGGCGACGAAAGCGAGGCCATTCTCAAGGAAAGCATCGCCGAAGCCAAGCAGGCCTTTATGGCGGCAGTCTAACCTCCTGTTCAGCCGGGGATGGCTGAGCCATGCCCCGGCTCTCGACGACCCCTTAGGGATCCACTATGCCTAACCTAAAAGCGATTCGAGACCGCATCAAGTCTGTAAAAAATACCCGCAAGATCACCGAAGCCATGCGGCTGGTGGCGGCGGCCAAGGTACGTCGCGCCCAGGAGCAGGTGATTGCCACCCGCCCCTTTGCCGATCGCCTGGCTCAAGTGCTCTACGGCCTGCAAAGTCGCCTCAGATTTGAGGAGGCCGACCTGCCCCTGCTGAAGCAGCGTGAGGTAAAAACTGTAGCGCTGCTGGTGATCTCCGGCGATCGCGGCCTCTGCGGCGGCTACAACAACAACGTCATTCGCCGGGCCGAAATTCGCGCCCAGGAGCTGGCCGCCGAGGGGGTGAACTACCGCTTTATACTGGTTGGGCGCAAGGCCAGCCAGTACTTTAAGCGCCGCGATCAGCCCATTGAAGCCAGCTTCACCGGTATGGAGCAAATTCCTACCGCCGACGAGGCTTCTACCATCGCCGACGAGCTGCTGTCGCTGTTTCTCTCCGACGAGGTCGACCGCGTTGAGCTGGTCTATACCCGGTTCGTATCGCTGGTCAGCTCTCGCCCGGTGATTCAAACCCTGCTGCCCCTCGACCCCCAGGGGCTAGAGGTGCCCGACGACGAAATCTTCCGCCTCACAACCAAGGGCGGGGTCTTTCAGGTAGAACGGGAAAAAATGGCCGGGCCTGCCCCAGCGGAGTTTCCCCAGGACATGATTTTCGAGCAGGATCCGGTGCAGATTCTAGACGCGCTGCTGCCGCTGTATTTGAACAACCAGATTCTGCGAGCGCTGCAAGAGTCAGCCGCCAGCGAGCTGGCCGCTCGCATGACCGCCATGAACAACGCCAGCGACAACGCCAAGGAGCTGGCTAAATCCCTCAACCTGACCTACAACAAAGCTCGTCAGGCCGCCATTACCCAGGAAATTCTGGAAGTGGTAGCTGGGGCTAACTCCCTGGGCTAGGCCAATTTTGGCTGGGGGATTTTGGACTTTGGCCGGTGGCGGCGATCGCTGCTTTCCACGCCATAGCTGACGATCCTCAACGATCAATCTACAGACACGATTAAAAGCCCGGCACAGACGCGTCGGGCTTTTCTTTGTTTTTTGGCAACTCAGTTCAGGATAACGCCGTTCCCCCCTTTGGAGGAGTGCCCGTAAAAAGGGCGGGGTGGGTCAAACAGGTCAACCCGTAGAGGCAAACTGTTGTTTGCCCTCCAGAGGTACCCTTCGCTGCATCAGACGGCTGAGGTTGGGCCTGACGTAGCACAGACCCAATCCAAAATCCCCAATCTAAAATCTAAAATCAGCATCATCCGTGGCGCTTTTGGTGCCAGGCCCAGGCGTGGGTCAAGATGGTGTCAATGTCGGCGTACTGGGGGTTCCAGCCCAGGGTGGTGCGAGCGCGATCGCTGCTGCCTACCAGGGCTGGCGGATCGCCGGGGCGACGATCCCCCTCAACCACCGGAATGGATTTCCCGGTGATGCGCACTGCGGCATCAATCACCTCGCGCACCGAGAAGCCGCTGCCGTTGCCCAGGTTGAACACCGCGCTTTCCCCCCCCTCCAGCAGGTACTCCAAACCCAAAATATGGGCGTCGGCCAGATCGCACACGTGAATGTAGTCGCGCACGCAGGTGCCGTCGGGGGTAGGGTAGTCGGTACCGAAGACGCTAATTGACTCCCGCTTGCCCAGGGCCGTTTGCAGCACCAGCGGAATCAGGTGGGTCTCGGGATTGTGATCTTCGCCCAGCTGCCCGTTGGGGTGGGCTCCGGCAGCGTTAAAGTAGCGAAACCGCACCGACCTCAAATCGTAGGCTTTGTCATAGTCGGTGAGAATACGCTCTACCATCAGTTTGGTTGCGCCGTAGGGATTGATCGGGTTTTGGGGATGGGTCTCGGTAATGGGCATCTCCTGGGGCACCCCGTAGGTGGCACAGGTAGAAGAAAACACAAAAGCTTGAATGCCTGCTTCTACCATGGCATCGAGCAGCGACAGGGTGCCAACCACGTTGTTTTCGTAGTACTTGGCGGGATCGCTCACCGACTCCCCCACGTAGGCGTAGGCGGAGAAGTGCATTACTGCGCCAACGGCGTAGCGGCTAAAGATATCTTTGAGCAGCGCCTTGTCTAGGGTGCTGCCAACGATCAGTTCCGCCTTTAGGGCGGTTTCAACCAGATCGCGATGGCCGTAGACCAGGTTGTCTAAAATCAGCACTTTGTAGCCAGCCTGCTGAAGGGCTACAACCGCGTGGCTGCCGATGTAGCCAGCGCCCCCTGTAACCAGAATTGTTTTGTCAGTTTTCATAGGAAGTATCTCTAGATCGTTCAGTGCTCTGGCCCCTGAGTCTGGCCCAGAAGTCTGGCCCAGAAGTCTGGCCCAGGGGTCTGGCAGAGGGCATTTGCCCGGTGACGCCATTCTACGCCGTGGCCCTAGACCCAGGCTTGAATTTTTCGCCGGAGTCACTAACTTTTCATCTCCTGAGCTGACGCCCTCACAGAAATTCGGCTGGAAACCGGCGAGAAACCACCCCTGTTAAAGAATTTTTAATCAAAGCTTACCGACCACTTAGCCCTGCCATTAAGTGCTGTCGTGAGTAATGGCCGAAGATGGCTCCGTAGCATTGGCTACAGCTGTAACCCCCAAGTGTTATCCATGGCTGACTTCACGCTCCAACTCTTCCACGCTGCCGACCAAGAGGCGGCAATTCCTGCTCTTGAGGATGCTCCCCGATTTTCGGCGGTATTGAATGCCCTCAAGAACCAAGATATTGATGGCGACGGGGTGGTCGGCTTTGCCAACACCTTAGTTTTGTCCTCCGGAGATGCTTACATTCCTGGCGTATTTTTTAGCGCCAGCGACAGGGCCTTTGGCGGTGTTGGCCGAGGCGATATTCTTATTCAAAATGCCCTTGGATTTCAGGCGATCGCCTTTGGCAACCACGAGTTCGATCGCGGCACTGCTGTGGTCGCAGACCTAATCGCTGGGGATGACAGTTTTGTCGGGACGGCTTTTCCCTACCTCAGCAGCAACCTGGATTTCAGCACCGATGCCAACCTGGCCAGTCTGGTGGTGCCCGATGCCCAGGCCCCCCTGCCCAACAGCATTGCCGCTTCCACGGTGATCGACCTCAACGGGGAAAAGATCGGTGTGGTCGGTGCGACGACCCCTACGATCAGCAATGTGAACGTCCGCATTTCTAGCCCTGGGGACGTGACTGTGCTACCCCAGCCCTTTGATGCCAACCCCACCCCAGACCAGCTCGATGCCCTGGCGGCGGAGATTCAGGCTGATGTAGATGCGCTGCTGGCCGCCAACCCCGAGATCAATAAAGTCATTTTGCTGGCCCATATGCAGCAGATTGCCATTGAGCAAGCGCTGGCCCAGCGCCTGTCTAACGTCGATATTATTGTGGCCGGTGGCTCTAACACCCGCCTGTTTGACGAAACCGATCGCCCCCGCGCCGGTGATACTGTGCAGGGGCCTTACCCGATCGTCACCAGCGATCGCGACGGCAACCCTGTAGCGGTGGTGAACACCGACGGCAACTATAAGTATGTGGGTCGCCTGGTAATTGGTTTTGATGAGAACGGTATTTTGATTCCAGACAGCTATGACCCCGCCATTAGCGGTGCCTACGCTACCGACGAGGCCGGCGTTGCCGCCGTGGGCGGAGAGGGTCTAGCCAGTCCTGAGATTCTGGCCGTGGTCGATGCCCTGCGCGACATCATCATCGCCAGCGAGAGCAATGTCTTTGGGGTCAGCGAGGTCTTCCTCCAGGGCGATCGCAATTTTGTGCGCCGAGAGGAAACCAACCTGGGCAATCTCACCGCCGATGCCAACCTGGCGGCGGCGCAGACCGTCGATCCAACCACTGTTATTTCCCTCAAAAACGGCGGGGGGATTCGCAACGTCATTGGTCGAGAGCTAGCGCCGACCGGCAGCGTAGGCGAGGTTGAGCGATTGCCCAACGAGGCCATTCCAGGGGTCAAGCCCGAGGGCGGCATCTCTCAAACCGACATTGAGAATGCCCTGTCCTTTAACAATGCTCTCTCGCTGCTGACGGTCACAGCGACAGAATTGCTGGCCCTGGTTGAGCATGGGGTATCTGGCATCGAGGCTGACGACAGCGCCACTCCGGGAGCGTTTCCTCAGATTGGTGGCTTTGCCTTTAGCTACGATGTTACGGCCCCGGTTGGTAGCCGAGTTCAGTCCCTGGCCATTGAAGATGCCGACGGCAATGACCTCGATGTGGTAGTGCAAAATGGTGCGATCGTAGGCGACCCCAACCGCACCTTCCGTATGGTGACCCTCAGCTTTTTGGCCGACGGCGGCGACGGCTATCCCTTCCCCACAGGCGACGCGACCAACCGCATTGATCTGGTGGATGAGACGGCTCCGGTCACGGGCAATGCCACCTTTGCCCCAGACTTCAGCGAGCAGGATGCCCTGGCGGAGTATCTGTTTGACAATTTTGGCGCAGCCACGCCCTTTACCGCCGCTGAGACCGGCCGTGACCTGGACAGCCGCATTCAAAACCTGGCCTTCCGCAGCGATGGCGTCATCGACGGCACCGCGCCCACCGACCCCACCGACCCCACCGATCCGGGCACCGATGTCCCTGCGCTGCTGGTGCCCATCGGCACCTACGAAACAGGCGTTTTTGATGCCAGTGCCGCAGAAATTGTGGTCTACGATCCGGCAACCCAGCGGCTGTTTGTGGTCAACGCCCAGGTGCCAGCGGTGGAAGTGCTGGATCTTAGTAATCCCAGTGCCCCGACCAAGCTGTTTGACATCGATCCCTCGGCCTATGGGGCCGGGGCCAACAGCGTGGCCATTGCCAACGGCATCGTTGCGATCGCCATCGAAAGCGCGGTCAAAACCGACCCCGGCAGCGTAGTGTTCTTTGACATCGACGGCAATTTTTTGAACGCCGTTACCGTGGGCGCTCTGCCCGACATGCTGACCTTCACCCCCGACGGCACCAAGGTGCTGGTGGCCAACGAAGGCGAGCCCAACGCTGACTACAGCATTGACCCTGAGGGCTCCATCAGCATTATTGACCTCTCGGGGGGCGTGGAAAACCTCACCCAAGCCAGCGTCACCATCGCCGACTTCACCGCCTTCAACGACCAGCGCGAGGCGCTGATTGCCTCGGGCGTGCGGATCTTTGGCCCCAACGCCACCGTAGCTCAAGATGTTGAGCCCGAATACATTGCCGTGACCCGCGACTCTCGCACCGCCTACGTGGCCCTGCAGGAGAACAACGCTCTAGCTGTGGTAGACACTGAATCGGGCACTGTCACCGAAATTTTGCCCCTGGGCTTTAAAGACCACTCGGTGGTGCCGCTGGATGCCAGCGATCGCGATGGGGCCATCAACATCACCACCTACCCCAACCTATTTGGCATGTATATGCC
Above is a window of Nodosilinea sp. PGN35 DNA encoding:
- a CDS encoding F0F1 ATP synthase subunit gamma → MPNLKAIRDRIKSVKNTRKITEAMRLVAAAKVRRAQEQVIATRPFADRLAQVLYGLQSRLRFEEADLPLLKQREVKTVALLVISGDRGLCGGYNNNVIRRAEIRAQELAAEGVNYRFILVGRKASQYFKRRDQPIEASFTGMEQIPTADEASTIADELLSLFLSDEVDRVELVYTRFVSLVSSRPVIQTLLPLDPQGLEVPDDEIFRLTTKGGVFQVEREKMAGPAPAEFPQDMIFEQDPVQILDALLPLYLNNQILRALQESAASELAARMTAMNNASDNAKELAKSLNLTYNKARQAAITQEILEVVAGANSLG
- the atpA gene encoding F0F1 ATP synthase subunit alpha, with the translated sequence MVSIRPDEISSIIKQQIEQYNQEVKVSNVGTVLQVGDGIARIYGLETAMSGELLEFEDGTVGIALNLEEDNVGAVLMGDGINIKEGSAVTATGKIASVPVGEAMLGRVVDALGRPIDGKGDVQTSETRLIESPAPGIIARKSVYEPMQTGITAIDAMIPIGRGQRELIIGDRQTGKTAIAIDTILNQKSEDVVCVYVAIGQKAASVAQIVDVLRERGALDYTIVVAANANDPAPLQYLAPYTGASLAEYFMYKGKATLIIYDDLTKQAQAYRQMSLLLRRPPGREAYPGDVFYLHSRLLERAAKLSPELGEGSMTALPVIETQAGDVSAYIPTNVISITDGQIFLSSDLFNSGLRPAINAGISVSRVGSAAQIKAMKQVAGKVKLELAQFDELQAFSQFASDLDAATQKQLARGQRLRELLKQPQYSPLPVEEQVAIIYAGINGYMDEVPVEQVVAFSKSLRDYIRNNKPKFAELIRSEKKLGDESEAILKESIAEAKQAFMAAV
- a CDS encoding choice-of-anchor I family protein yields the protein MLSMADFTLQLFHAADQEAAIPALEDAPRFSAVLNALKNQDIDGDGVVGFANTLVLSSGDAYIPGVFFSASDRAFGGVGRGDILIQNALGFQAIAFGNHEFDRGTAVVADLIAGDDSFVGTAFPYLSSNLDFSTDANLASLVVPDAQAPLPNSIAASTVIDLNGEKIGVVGATTPTISNVNVRISSPGDVTVLPQPFDANPTPDQLDALAAEIQADVDALLAANPEINKVILLAHMQQIAIEQALAQRLSNVDIIVAGGSNTRLFDETDRPRAGDTVQGPYPIVTSDRDGNPVAVVNTDGNYKYVGRLVIGFDENGILIPDSYDPAISGAYATDEAGVAAVGGEGLASPEILAVVDALRDIIIASESNVFGVSEVFLQGDRNFVRREETNLGNLTADANLAAAQTVDPTTVISLKNGGGIRNVIGRELAPTGSVGEVERLPNEAIPGVKPEGGISQTDIENALSFNNALSLLTVTATELLALVEHGVSGIEADDSATPGAFPQIGGFAFSYDVTAPVGSRVQSLAIEDADGNDLDVVVQNGAIVGDPNRTFRMVTLSFLADGGDGYPFPTGDATNRIDLVDETAPVTGNATFAPDFSEQDALAEYLFDNFGAATPFTAAETGRDLDSRIQNLAFRSDGVIDGTAPTDPTDPTDPGTDVPALLVPIGTYETGVFDASAAEIVVYDPATQRLFVVNAQVPAVEVLDLSNPSAPTKLFDIDPSAYGAGANSVAIANGIVAIAIESAVKTDPGSVVFFDIDGNFLNAVTVGALPDMLTFTPDGTKVLVANEGEPNADYSIDPEGSISIIDLSGGVENLTQASVTIADFTAFNDQREALIASGVRIFGPNATVAQDVEPEYIAVTRDSRTAYVALQENNALAVVDTESGTVTEILPLGFKDHSVVPLDASDRDGAINITTYPNLFGMYMPDSISLYEAGGTTYIVTANEGDARDYDTFAEEARVKDLALDPVAFPNAAALQADEALGRLTVTTTLGDANGDGLYEALYAFGGRSFSIWDTQGNLIYDSGAEFEQIIAERFPADFNANNTENNSFDNRSDNKGPEPEGVAIGEVNGRTYAFIGLERFGGIMTYDITNPTQAFFVDFVNNRNFAGDAEAGTAGDLGAEGLVFIAAADSPNGNPLVVVANEVSGSTTVFDASALAGLTPDIPGDDLTGLFLDLRDIAGDITTTFTVNREAAFDNFVGFYPIVDTDGGIDLNGDGSADVTPGQAGYTAAALANRAENVALTTANLTTSVFESTVAGGSLYAPFLIANGTPDRFNASRVYFAFGSANADGVEHIRAADGAIGFEDLFGGGDNDFNDVVVEFAVAV
- the galE gene encoding UDP-glucose 4-epimerase GalE → MKTDKTILVTGGAGYIGSHAVVALQQAGYKVLILDNLVYGHRDLVETALKAELIVGSTLDKALLKDIFSRYAVGAVMHFSAYAYVGESVSDPAKYYENNVVGTLSLLDAMVEAGIQAFVFSSTCATYGVPQEMPITETHPQNPINPYGATKLMVERILTDYDKAYDLRSVRFRYFNAAGAHPNGQLGEDHNPETHLIPLVLQTALGKRESISVFGTDYPTPDGTCVRDYIHVCDLADAHILGLEYLLEGGESAVFNLGNGSGFSVREVIDAAVRITGKSIPVVEGDRRPGDPPALVGSSDRARTTLGWNPQYADIDTILTHAWAWHQKRHG